The Sorex araneus isolate mSorAra2 chromosome 5, mSorAra2.pri, whole genome shotgun sequence genome has a segment encoding these proteins:
- the NMNAT1 gene encoding nicotinamide/nicotinic acid mononucleotide adenylyltransferase 1 translates to MEDSEKTDVVLLACGSFNPITNMHLRLFELARDHMNGTGRYRVVGGIISPVSDAYKKKGLVAARHRVAMAELATQSSQWVTVDAWESLQRRWTETAQVLRHHQEKLQASHQGHQRDSPALERTGRKRKWAEEGQDLSPEKPLEPPQKGVPRVKLLCGADLLESFGVPRLWKSEDIALIVGHYGLVCITRAGSDAQQFIYDSEMLWQHRHNIHLVREWVTNDISSTRIRQALRRGQSIRYLVPDAVQDYIARHGLYSRESEELNAGLTLAPLERNAAPS, encoded by the exons ATGGAGGACTCGGAGAAGACGGACGTGGTCCTCCTGGCGTGCGGCTCCTTCAACCCCATCACCAACATGCACCTCCGACTGTTCGAGCTGGCCAGGGACCACATGAACGGGACAG GAAGGTACCGAGTTGTCGGGGGCATCATTTCTCCCGTCAGCGACGCCTACAAGAAGAAAGGGTTGGTGGCCGCCCGCCACCGCGTGGCCATGGCCGAGCTCGCCACCCAGAGCTCCCAGTGGGTGACGGTGGACGCCTGGGAGAGTCTCCAGAGGCGCTGGACGGAGACGGCGCAGGTGCTGAG gcaccatcaggagaaGCTCCAAGCCAGCCACCAGGGACACCAGCGGGACTCGCCCGCGCTGGAGAGGACCGGGCGGAAGAGGAAGTGGGCTGAGGAGGGACAGGACCTGAGCCCAGAGAAGCCCCTGGAGCCCCCCCAGAAGG GCGTGCCCCGGGTCAAGCTGCTGTGCGGGGCGGACCTGCTGGAGTCCTTCGGGGTCCCGCGCCTGTGGAAGAGCGAGGACATCGCCCTCATCGTGGGCCACTACGGGCTCGTGTGCATCACCCGGGCGGGCAGCGACGCCCAGCAGTTCATCTACGACTCTGAGATGCTGTGGCAGCACCGCCACAACATCCACCTGGTGCGCGAGTGGGTCACCAACGACATCTCGTCCACGCGCATCCGCCAGGCCCTGCGGCGCGGCCAGAGCATCCGCTACCTGGTGCCCGACGCCGTGCAGGACTACATCGCGCGGCACGGCCTGTACAGCCGCGAGAGCGAGGAGCTGAACGCGGGGCTCACGCTGGCCCCGCTGGAGAGGAACGCCGCCCCCTCCTAG